From the Leptospira perdikensis genome, the window ACTACTTCTAGGACTTTCTTTATTTTATTTATTGTTAACTTTTTCGACATCAGTCTCTTATGTTTTCCGCGTTTGGTTTCATAAGTCTTTAGCAAATGTTTTTTACCCAGTTTCTCTTGTTGTACTGTTACCTAAGATATTTTACCAACTCAATCTAATGGTACAAAAAGAAATTCCATCATATTTCTATTTTACCTTTTTAGTTTTTACTTATGTGGCAAGTGCGATAGCATACCGTTCGATTTTAAAAAACAAAGAATTGGCAGAAGGATTTCAATCCCTACAGTTTTCTTCCTCATTAGAAGAAGAAGGTAGATCTCCAGGTAACACAAAAACAGGATCTATTTTTTCTCCCATCTTTCATGTGATCATTATCATCATTATTGGAATTTTAATTGGGAACTTAATTTACATTCCACTCTTTCTACTACAAAAACACTATGTCAGTGAATTCAGTTACTTTATCTTCTTTTTACTGGGACTATTGTCTTTGTTCTATATCTTCAATTACAAAAAAGTGGGTGGGGAACCAAATCTCAACAATTGGAAAAACTTAGCTGTTAGTTTTGCTTATTTACAATTTAGATTTTTAAGAAATAGTTTCTGGGCAGTGTTTAGTACAATTTTAATTGTACTTTTTGTAACATTTTTATTTAGTCTCTTGCTCTTTAATATCGACCTTATCCAAAACAATTTGGGATTATTCGGCAAAGCTACCGAATTCTAATTCCTTCAACGGGTATCAGGAGTGCCTAATGGCACTCTGGTTCTTTTCCTTTACGCAACAAACACCATAATTCTCCACTTGGATAATAAGTAGAACGCGATAATAGTTCTCCCTCATTGGAATACAATTCTGAAGCTTCTTTTGTTCCTGTAGGATAATAATACAACCATTCCCCTACTTTTTTATCGTTCTCATAACTTCCTTTTTCTTCCACTTTTGTATCTGGGTAATAACGCACCCAGTCTCCCGTGCGAAAACCACCATCAAAAAAACCTTTTTCGTTCAAACGACCACTGCGGAAGTAACGATGATAAGATCCTGTTTCATTCCCAAGTTCAGAAGTTTGGATCCAGAGTTGTTTTTTTCTGTTTCCCGGTTTGTAATTTTGTTCAATATAAGGTTTCCCATCAGAAAAATAAAACTTCCAAAGCCCATCTCTCTCCCCATTGATAAACTTACCTTCCATGATTGTAGTCCCTGTCAGATAATTGAGTTTCCTTCCATATCCATCAGGTTGGGCCAAACCATTCACCGGAACCTCTGCTACGAGATTCCCATTTTCATACCATTCCCGGTATAAACCTTCGCCGGTCCATTGGTAGTGGTTGGTTTTCTTTTCAAACCCAGCCTCTTTAGGAACTGAACTTGGTCTTTCGGCCGTAGCCTTACAAGGGCCAAAACCTATACCAACTAACAATATAAAAGTTAATAAGGATATAAAAATCCAAATTGAATTGTCTTTAATGGGTGTGGATGTGGATGTCATTTTCATTTTTGAACTTAATAAGGATTTCTTTGGAGATAAGGATTCGGTTAAGTCGTTTAGACCTTATTGGTGTGAGGTAACGTAAACACATAAGAATGGTTCCTTCAGGTTCTAAGGAAGTATACACAATGGGAGTGGTTTTGCCAAGTCTCACTAGATAGTTTTTTGACATCTCACGAATTTTTGATTCCACGAGCTCAGGTGCTAATACCAATTCTTCATGTAGGATTTGGGCACAAATTTTTTCTGCTTTTTCCCAATTGGAACTAATATCTAAATAAACTTTAAATTCATCCCAAACAAAATCCATCGTTTCTGAAACGATGAAAAAACGGTGTAGAACAATATTATAATTGGGAAAATGAATGAGTCTGTTCGTGGATTGTTCGAACCTTGGGTCAGATGCAATTTCGAGTAATGTGAATTTAAAAAAACCAATATTGACAACATCACCTTTGATGTTATCAAGTTCGATCCGGTCTCCTACTTTAAATCCATTGGCTCCCATAATCATAAACCAACCGACCATATTCAACCAAACTTCTTTGAGTGAAATGACAATCCCGGCACCCGCAAGACCAAGGACAGTTGGCAGTAATGACAAACTAGAAAAAATAATCGGTAGGTAAGCAATGCCGAAAACCAAAAGGAAACCCATACGAGCCACTTTCCGGCGATTGTACTCATGGACGGCATCAGGAGCTGGTTTGATTCTTTCGACAAGAATCATAGTAATTTTATAAGAGAAAACAGCAAACACAACCATGTATCCAAATAGGATCATAGTTTCCGCAAAATCACGATTCGACCGTATTAGCAACGTTAGTGGATTTAAATCCAAATAGAATTCTTTAAAACTACCTCCACCCATTCTAGAACTTTCCTCTTTGACGTTTTAGAATTTCAAGAATTGTTTTTCTTTCAATAGAAACACCAAACTTCGGTTTTCCAAAATCTTCTAATAAAACAAACTTCAAGGAAGAACCTTCCTTTTTTTTATCATGTTCCATATGTCCCAGAACCAAGTCAGGCTTTTCCTCTAACACGGTTGGTAATTCTAATTGTTTCATTAGTGTGATTGCTTTTTGAAAATTAGAATCAGAAAACCCAGCAAGTTCACGTGATAACATTAAGGCTGTAACAAGGCCAACAGCCACAGCTTCACCATGTGAATATTTTTTATACTGAGTTAAGGATTCGATGGCATGGCCTGTGGTATGACCTAAGTTCAATACCGCACGTAACCCGGATTCTTTTTCATCTTGTGAAACAATCCCTGATTTCACTCGTACTGACTCCTCAATCGCATAACGAAGAGTTGGTGAATCGGCATAAAAATCAGATCGTTTTGACTTGGAAATTTTATCTAAAAAGCTGCCCCCATCAAGAAATGCGTGTTTTGTGATTTCAGCAAGACCACAACTCCATTCCTTTTCTGGTAAAGTGGAAAGAGTAAATAGAGGTGCAAATACAAACTCTGGTTGGTAAAAAGCACCTACCATATTTTTTCCAGAATCTACATTGACTGCAACCTTTCCGCCAACAGATGAATCAACACAAGCTAAGAGAGTTGTAGGAACTTGTACAAACCGTATTCCCCTTTGATAGGTGGCGGCAATGAAGCCGGCAAAGTCTCCAACAACACCTCCACCAAAAGCGATGACCACAGCCTTTCTGTCTGCATCCGTTTCAATGAGTTGGTTGTAGACTTTTTTCACTCGATCGATGTGTTTGTTCTTTTCACCAGGTTTTAAATAAATAAAAGAAAAAGGAACTTTTAGGGTTTTTAGTTCTTTGGTTATGTATTTTTCGTAGATCCCAGCAATTTCACGGCTCGTAAGGACATAGACTTTAGAGACTTTTGGAAGTGCATTTAGTTTTTCAGCCAGGCCTTGGAAGTCTTCGTGTAATTCAATCGGGTAACGAAAACCCTGTCCTATAATTTCACGTTCCGACAACTTCATGGTTCATTCACCCATGGGCTGGAAATATATCTAGGTTTATTTGTACTTTTAGCCCGGAAGTAATGTTTTATATCCGGACGAATGTCCATAGATAAAATTTCTTTAGTTGTAAAATATCCAAATCCAGAAATGGCCTTTTCTTTGGGATTGAGAACTGGTAACAAAGCTTTTACCTTAGTTAAAAAAACAATTTGGATGAGATGGCGTTTTTTATGTGGATCAATGGATTCATTTAAAAATAAAAATTCTACTTGGCTTACTTCCAGAGACAACTCTTCTTTTAGTTCTCGTTTGAGGGCCTCTTCTCCCGACTCCCCAAATTCAATTCCACCGCCAGGAAGTAACCAATACCCCGATTGTTTTTTTTGCTGTTGTACAAGCAAAATTTTACCTTTAGGATCTTGGATGAGGGCTGCCACACGAACCCGCATCGATTTGGATTTTAATAAAAATTCAATCATAGTATTTTTAGAAAACGGAGAGCGGCCTTTGCTGCCATCTGTTCTGCCCGACGTTTGTTTTTTCCTTCCCCATTGGTTTGGAAATGACTTTCGCAAAGAACAGAAACTAGAAACTCTTTGTCGTGGTCAGGACCCTCTTCTTTCATCACAGAATATTCAGGTAATTTTTTCCATTTCTTTTGGCAAAATTCCTGCAAAATGGTTTTGTAATCTTTTGTCTCTTCTGCATCATCAACTCCCTTTTCCATCACCTGAAAATGAGGTGTGAGGAATTTACGGCAAATCTCAAGGCCTTGGTCCAGGTAAAGAGCACCAAGGAAGGCTTCAAAGCTATCTGCTTGGAGATTGGTATTAGATTCCCCTTTTTCTCTCTCCCCTCGACCTAGAAGTAAAAATTCAGGAAATCGATACGCTCTTGCTAACTTCGCAATGGCAGGAGCAGAAACCATTTTACTTTTTAATTTGGCTAATTTTCCTTCTTTTCCTTTGGGAAGGGACTGGTATAAAAACTCGGCAGCAAGGATACCAAGAACCGAGTCTCCTAAAAACTCCAAACGTTCATTATCAGATAGATAACGATCCGAGTCTTCATTTGCAAATGACCTATGAACAAACGCTAGGTGGAGAAGCGAAATATCCTTAAACTGGGTTTTTGTAAGAGATTGAAGTTCTTTGAGAGAGGAAATTCTTTCGGGGGGAAGTTTGATACGAATCGAGTTCGGCAAGGTACAAAGATCCGGGTTCCTCTATGAAAGGAACCCGGTTTTTGGATTGGGAATTACCCCTTAAGTTTATCGATGAATTTAATTACATCGCCTACGGTTTGGATTTTTTCTGCGTCTTCGTCAGAAATTTCCACACCAAACTCTTCTTCAAGAGCCATAACTAACTCAACTGTATCAAGAGAGTCAGCACCAAGATCATTGATGAAGTGAGCCTCAGGTGTTACTTCTGACTCATCAACGCCAAGTTGTTCTACGATGATTGACTTAATTTTATCGAAATCTGCCATTTTATATCCTCCAGGCCACTGTGAACAGTGGGGCAAGTGTTAAATCGTTTTCCACTAGGTATATATGTACGCCTAGCGTTTTTTTAAAATGAAATTGTCGGAATTTTTGGCAAGTCTAAATAGATTATTTTCCTCTTGAAACCTTTGACATCGTTCTAACATCACCTAACATAAATTAAATCTTACGATTTAGAATCATTTTGCTCGGAAAATGACGAGAAATGAACGATCCCACATCCAATTCCAAAATCCTGGACGGTTTTCCAGTCGATTGCTCCATTTTAACAGATTTACTTTCCGCTATAGCGGATTACTCTTCCCCTTAAGAGCCCTTCTTACGAAATCGAGCTTAAGAATAAAACTAAGGAGAACTCCATGATTCAAAAATGGATCCGATCTATCACAACTTTCCTCCTACTTTCCTTCTCG encodes:
- a CDS encoding LIC_10230 family protein; the protein is MEKFKKQLPILTPLFIAIVIIHSLFVDYSVQFPDYITTENSESAMESMKPKVIAENGVLNRISYLESFLVELESRELPVDTEQEETKDNIKRVLVGQKLLLGLSLFYLLLTFSTSVSYVFRVWFHKSLANVFYPVSLVVLLPKIFYQLNLMVQKEIPSYFYFTFLVFTYVASAIAYRSILKNKELAEGFQSLQFSSSLEEEGRSPGNTKTGSIFSPIFHVIIIIIIGILIGNLIYIPLFLLQKHYVSEFSYFIFFLLGLLSLFYIFNYKKVGGEPNLNNWKNLAVSFAYLQFRFLRNSFWAVFSTILIVLFVTFLFSLLLFNIDLIQNNLGLFGKATEF
- a CDS encoding toxin-antitoxin system YwqK family antitoxin, with translation MTSTSTPIKDNSIWIFISLLTFILLVGIGFGPCKATAERPSSVPKEAGFEKKTNHYQWTGEGLYREWYENGNLVAEVPVNGLAQPDGYGRKLNYLTGTTIMEGKFINGERDGLWKFYFSDGKPYIEQNYKPGNRKKQLWIQTSELGNETGSYHRYFRSGRLNEKGFFDGGFRTGDWVRYYPDTKVEEKGSYENDKKVGEWLYYYPTGTKEASELYSNEGELLSRSTYYPSGELWCLLRKGKEPECH
- a CDS encoding mechanosensitive ion channel family protein; this encodes MGGGSFKEFYLDLNPLTLLIRSNRDFAETMILFGYMVVFAVFSYKITMILVERIKPAPDAVHEYNRRKVARMGFLLVFGIAYLPIIFSSLSLLPTVLGLAGAGIVISLKEVWLNMVGWFMIMGANGFKVGDRIELDNIKGDVVNIGFFKFTLLEIASDPRFEQSTNRLIHFPNYNIVLHRFFIVSETMDFVWDEFKVYLDISSNWEKAEKICAQILHEELVLAPELVESKIREMSKNYLVRLGKTTPIVYTSLEPEGTILMCLRYLTPIRSKRLNRILISKEILIKFKNENDIHIHTH
- the aroB gene encoding 3-dehydroquinate synthase codes for the protein MKLSEREIIGQGFRYPIELHEDFQGLAEKLNALPKVSKVYVLTSREIAGIYEKYITKELKTLKVPFSFIYLKPGEKNKHIDRVKKVYNQLIETDADRKAVVIAFGGGVVGDFAGFIAATYQRGIRFVQVPTTLLACVDSSVGGKVAVNVDSGKNMVGAFYQPEFVFAPLFTLSTLPEKEWSCGLAEITKHAFLDGGSFLDKISKSKRSDFYADSPTLRYAIEESVRVKSGIVSQDEKESGLRAVLNLGHTTGHAIESLTQYKKYSHGEAVAVGLVTALMLSRELAGFSDSNFQKAITLMKQLELPTVLEEKPDLVLGHMEHDKKKEGSSLKFVLLEDFGKPKFGVSIERKTILEILKRQRGKF
- a CDS encoding NUDIX domain-containing protein, producing MIEFLLKSKSMRVRVAALIQDPKGKILLVQQQKKQSGYWLLPGGGIEFGESGEEALKRELKEELSLEVSQVEFLFLNESIDPHKKRHLIQIVFLTKVKALLPVLNPKEKAISGFGYFTTKEILSMDIRPDIKHYFRAKSTNKPRYISSPWVNEP
- the rnc gene encoding ribonuclease III, which gives rise to MPNSIRIKLPPERISSLKELQSLTKTQFKDISLLHLAFVHRSFANEDSDRYLSDNERLEFLGDSVLGILAAEFLYQSLPKGKEGKLAKLKSKMVSAPAIAKLARAYRFPEFLLLGRGEREKGESNTNLQADSFEAFLGALYLDQGLEICRKFLTPHFQVMEKGVDDAEETKDYKTILQEFCQKKWKKLPEYSVMKEEGPDHDKEFLVSVLCESHFQTNGEGKNKRRAEQMAAKAALRFLKIL
- the acpP gene encoding acyl carrier protein; this translates as MADFDKIKSIIVEQLGVDESEVTPEAHFINDLGADSLDTVELVMALEEEFGVEISDEDAEKIQTVGDVIKFIDKLKG